One bacterium DNA window includes the following coding sequences:
- a CDS encoding GDP-mannose 4,6-dehydratase, translated as MTRVLLSGIAGFAGSHLADKLLLDSTISVVGIHHPAHALQHVIENPRFVIHYLDILNPDDLGHLIQEVSPDVIYHLAGMAHVHESWTNRRATIETNFLGTFHLLESCRNLAKFPKVLLIGSGECYGIVPQAEQPISEERPMVPASPYAVSKIAQEILGVQYAKAEKFPVYISRPFNHTGPRQKETFVCSAFAMQIAMAELGMSEPEIKVGNLTARRDFSDVRDVVAGYISIVKDGRPGEPYNICSGTAVSIQQILDILLSHASRKFRVVVDQERFRPVDMPILLGNAEKLKTETHWQPKYLINQTLLDLLNYWRKKLK; from the coding sequence AAACTGCTTCTTGATAGTACTATCTCTGTAGTAGGCATTCATCATCCGGCGCACGCGCTCCAGCACGTCATTGAGAATCCCAGGTTTGTGATCCACTATCTGGATATCCTGAACCCCGATGATCTGGGACATTTGATTCAGGAGGTTTCACCGGATGTTATATATCATCTTGCGGGAATGGCGCACGTGCATGAATCCTGGACGAACCGGCGTGCCACAATCGAAACGAATTTTCTCGGCACTTTTCATTTGTTGGAGTCTTGCAGGAATCTTGCAAAATTCCCAAAAGTTCTGTTGATCGGATCCGGGGAATGTTATGGCATTGTTCCGCAAGCCGAGCAACCCATTTCCGAAGAACGACCCATGGTTCCGGCTTCTCCTTATGCTGTCAGCAAGATCGCGCAGGAGATTCTGGGCGTTCAATACGCCAAAGCAGAAAAATTTCCAGTGTATATTTCGCGTCCGTTCAATCACACAGGGCCGCGACAGAAAGAAACTTTTGTCTGTTCCGCATTTGCCATGCAAATTGCGATGGCAGAGCTGGGAATGTCTGAACCGGAAATCAAAGTCGGGAATCTGACAGCCCGGCGCGACTTTTCGGATGTCAGAGACGTGGTTGCAGGGTACATTTCGATTGTAAAAGATGGCCGTCCCGGCGAGCCTTACAACATCTGTTCGGGCACTGCGGTTTCAATTCAACAGATCCTGGATATTTTGCTTTCCCATGCCTCCAGGAAATTCCGCGTGGTTGTGGATCAAGAGCGTTTTCGCCCGGTGGACATGCCCATTCTGCTGGGAAACGCAGAAAAATTAAAAACCGAGACACACTGGCAACCGAAATATCTGATAAACCAGACGCTTCTCGATCTGTTAAATTACTGGCGAAAGAAACTGAAATGA